In Candidatus Coatesbacteria bacterium, a single window of DNA contains:
- a CDS encoding radical SAM protein: MNNNLLCPSVIINENNGRYYITNLNIGMRVELNHQGYIIANMLFAGYNINNIISKLSKNNNIELNDIYNFIHELKHLRFMKEHDGYNNWTVEWDITYECNLNCKHCMVNAGNSLDNELTYEECKNLVDELFDNHFKIIVFSGGEPLIKPYFYKLLKYIYNKGFIVKILTNACLINDSIAKYMSQCNVIYAQVSLDGHNKEQHEHIRGANTFYSMLRGVESLKKSNINFGMAMVLTNDNYYYLEDTINCAIKCGASAFSSGALVQAGRALYAKLMAPTIDSNKLDMICYKLAVKYAKSINYNNYISTIIRNIKLEEEGYSFNACSRISNGIAVSPNGEISFCKGFFGKCDLANTSSNVSFVLGKYPQESLKDILNKRNKYNFDVVDNSYDCQKCEYIKYCKGGGVQLKYTQSMENLKYL; encoded by the coding sequence ATGAATAATAACTTATTATGCCCATCTGTTATAATTAACGAAAACAATGGACGCTATTATATAACTAATTTGAATATTGGTATGCGAGTTGAGTTAAATCATCAAGGTTACATTATAGCGAATATGCTTTTTGCAGGATATAATATTAATAATATTATAAGTAAGTTGAGCAAAAACAATAATATTGAACTAAATGATATCTATAATTTTATACACGAACTTAAACATTTACGATTTATGAAAGAACATGATGGTTATAACAACTGGACTGTTGAGTGGGATATAACATATGAATGCAACCTAAACTGCAAACATTGCATGGTAAATGCAGGTAATTCATTAGATAATGAATTAACATATGAAGAATGTAAAAATTTAGTAGATGAGTTATTTGATAATCATTTTAAAATAATTGTATTTAGTGGTGGCGAGCCACTAATAAAGCCATATTTTTATAAACTACTTAAATATATATATAATAAAGGTTTTATTGTAAAAATACTTACTAATGCATGTCTTATCAATGATAGTATTGCTAAATATATGTCACAGTGTAATGTTATTTATGCTCAAGTATCATTAGATGGTCATAATAAAGAACAACACGAGCATATACGTGGAGCTAATACTTTTTATTCTATGCTTAGAGGGGTAGAATCGTTAAAAAAGAGTAATATTAACTTTGGCATGGCAATGGTGCTTACAAATGATAATTATTACTATCTGGAAGATACAATTAATTGTGCAATAAAATGTGGCGCAAGCGCGTTTTCTTCAGGTGCATTAGTACAAGCTGGTCGCGCTTTATATGCTAAGCTGATGGCCCCAACAATAGATAGCAATAAACTTGATATGATCTGCTATAAATTGGCAGTCAAATATGCAAAATCAATTAATTATAACAACTATATATCAACAATAATACGTAATATCAAATTAGAAGAAGAGGGGTACTCGTTCAACGCTTGCTCAAGAATATCAAATGGTATTGCAGTATCACCTAATGGTGAAATATCCTTTTGCAAGGGGTTTTTTGGTAAATGCGATCTTGCAAATACATCATCTAATGTTTCATTTGTTTTAGGAAAATATCCGCAAGAATCTCTCAAAGATATACTAAATAAACGCAATAAGTACAACTTTGATGTAGTTGATAATTCATATGATTGTCAAAAATGTGAATATATTAAATATTGCAAAGGGGGGGGTGTCCAGCTGAAGTATACTCAAAGTATGGAAAATTTAAAATACCTATAA